The following DNA comes from Armatimonadota bacterium.
TGGTATAGTTGTCACCATTGAAGATAATCTTTTTGTGCTCAACGGCAATCCTGCCGAGGATTTCCTGCGCCTTTGCGCTTACGTCGGATGCCTTCTCCAATGCGTCAGCAATCTCACAGAGAACATCGGCCACGATGCTGTTTAGTACAAAGTTCGGACCTGATGTAGACTGAGTCGAACCGACCATTCTGAACTCGAACTTGTTGCCGGTAAAGGCGAACGGCGAGGTGCGGTTGCGGTCGGTGCAGTCTTTCGGCAGAGGCGGAAGTGTGCTCACACCCAGCTTCAGAACGCCGCCGGACTTGCTGCTTGTCGCGCCGCCATGTGCAAGCTGCTTGAAGATATCGGTAAGCTGGTCACCAAGGAAGATCGATACAATCGCCGGAGGAGCCTCATTGGCGCCTAGGCGGTGGTCGTTGCCTGAGGTCGCGACGGTTGAGCGCAAGAGCTTGGCATACTTGTCGACCGCGCGGATAACTGCGCATACGAAAATCAGGAACTGCTCATTCTCATGCGGAGTCTTACCCGGGTCGAGCAGATTGATGCCGTCATTGGTAACCATTGACCAGTTATTGTGCTTGCCCGAACCGTTGACTCCAGCGAAGGGTTTCTCGTGCAGCAGGCAGACAAAGCCGTGGCGGATAGCCACCTTCTGCATTGTCTCCATAGTGAGCTGATTGTGATCGGTAGCGACGTTGACTGTCGCAAATACTGGAGCCAGCTCATACTGAGCGGGCGCAACTTCATTGTGCTGGGTTTTGGCCGAAACGCCCAGTTTCCAGAGCTCATCGTTTAGTTCGGCCATGTAAGAAGAAACGCGCTCGTGAATCGCGCCGAAGTAATGGTCTTCCATCTCCTGACCCTTGGGCGGAACGGCTCCGAAGAGTGTGCGCCCGCACACGATGAGGTCCATTCTATCTTTCACGAAATCGGCGTCGACCAGGAAATACTCCTGCTCAGGGCCGAGTGTGGCGATCACTCGATTGGATGTTTCGTTGCCGAGCGCACGCAGCACGCGGACAGCCTGCTTGTTCAAGGCATCCATAGAACGCAGCAGTGGGGTCTTTTTGTCCAGAGCCTCACTGGTATAAGAGCAGAATGCGCTCGGGATGTAGAGTGATATGCTGTCACCGTTCTCCTTGACAAAAACCGGAGAGGTGCAGTCCCATGCGGTATATCCACGGGCCTCAAAAGTTGCGCGAAGTCCGCCGGATGGGAACGATGAAGCATCAGGCTCACCCTGGATAAGTTCCTTTCCGCTGAATTCCATAATTATGCGGCCGTCATCGGTCGGAGAAATAAATGCGTCGTGCTTTTCGGCGGTCACACCGGTCATCGGCTGGAACCAGTGGCAGAAATGAGTTGCGCCCTTCTCAATTGCCCAGTCTTTTATGGCGTTCGCCACTGTGTTGGCGATACTCGGATCGAGCGCGGCACCTTCATCAATTGTGCGCTTGATGGATTTGTATACATCCTTAGGCAAGCGCTCGCGCATAACTGCTTCGCTGAATACGTTGGAGCCATACAGACTGCTGACCGGCTCGCTTTCAATTGGGTTACTCATCAGTTATCTTCCTCTCTTATTGAATCCAGGCCGGATGCGCCCTTGCATTTCCGTGCTATTATATTAGCACTATACGGCTTAGTTTTCTGTAATATTATCTCTATTAATTGTTTCATGTTTGTTTCGCGAGGTTTAAGCGTTTGTATCAAGGTGAAAGCTCAGGAGTCCGAATGGCCCTTTGTGCAGTTACTGCATAGGCCTCAATCATATGATGCGATCATACAGTGTGTGAAGCGAACCATTTCTCCTGTTTTGTCGTCTTATTACTGGAATATGTTAA
Coding sequences within:
- a CDS encoding glutamine synthetase III, coding for MSNPIESEPVSSLYGSNVFSEAVMRERLPKDVYKSIKRTIDEGAALDPSIANTVANAIKDWAIEKGATHFCHWFQPMTGVTAEKHDAFISPTDDGRIIMEFSGKELIQGEPDASSFPSGGLRATFEARGYTAWDCTSPVFVKENGDSISLYIPSAFCSYTSEALDKKTPLLRSMDALNKQAVRVLRALGNETSNRVIATLGPEQEYFLVDADFVKDRMDLIVCGRTLFGAVPPKGQEMEDHYFGAIHERVSSYMAELNDELWKLGVSAKTQHNEVAPAQYELAPVFATVNVATDHNQLTMETMQKVAIRHGFVCLLHEKPFAGVNGSGKHNNWSMVTNDGINLLDPGKTPHENEQFLIFVCAVIRAVDKYAKLLRSTVATSGNDHRLGANEAPPAIVSIFLGDQLTDIFKQLAHGGATSSKSGGVLKLGVSTLPPLPKDCTDRNRTSPFAFTGNKFEFRMVGSTQSTSGPNFVLNSIVADVLCEIADALEKASDVSAKAQEILGRIAVEHKKIIFNGDNYTKDWEAEAEKRGLPNIRNSVDALEAMLDPDVIKLFSKHAVLSETEWRARYEILLERYCKEINIEGLTAISMAKRQILPVAIEYSSMLADTINSVKAAGASSKAQNKILGDVCSLTDDLQVGIVTLEEAVEKSAAVEDVAKQARAYRDTVIPAMAEVRKAVDSLEMIVDADMWPLPTYAEMLFVR